The region CAACAGCGTCCGTTGCCGCAGCTGTCGGTGGATCTCCGCTCGGTGCTCATCCCGCAGCATCAGTGGCGCAGGGGGTCGGCTCATGCATTGAGCATACACCACCCATCGTTAAGTATCAATACATTTCGGACAATGCACTAGAGACCCTGCCGGGTCAGATAGTCGCGCCCGCGGTCCGTAATGACTGCGAGCCCAGCCCCATCTTTCTTCCTCCAGGTCGCGAGCGCGTAGTCGACGCAGTATTGGAGGTGGCGTTCCACCACGTCCGCGGACAAACCTAGCACCCCAGCCAAATCTCGGCTCTGTACCCCTTGCGGTTGATCACGAAGCGCGGCCAGCGTCCGGTTTCGATCATTGTCCAGCGGCATATGGTCCCCCCTCGACGTATCGCGCTATCGTGCCCAGCAAGAACCTCTCGCATGTGGTTCTGCCTCAGCCGCACGCGGCCATGCGATTGTGCCTACCTCGTCTCGAAGCAAGCCGCCGGCGGGCCGACCCATGAGGGACGCGAACACGTTCGCGCAGGACGTTCCCGAACTACGTGTCATCCCGGGCACGTGGAGCCGTGATCGCATCCAGAAGGTGCTCGTAGCGCGCCTCGGTGGTCTCCTGCCGTCCGTCCTCCGGGCCTGCGTCGAATTTCACCAGACCGTACATCAAGTGCCCCTCGGCCACAATCTGCCCATTCACCCTTGCGGTCACGTCAGCCTTACCGAAGCGCCCGCGGCCCCCGACGGAGATGACTTCGGTGATGAGCTGGTCGCCGGGATGTACCGGCCGCCGGAACCGCATGTCCTGGATACTCACGAGATGCGCGATGTACCCCTCCGCGTCGGGTCGAAGCGCTACAAGCACCGCGGCGACCTGCGCCATCGCCTCTACGACAAGGACGCCCGGCATGATTGGATGACCAGGGAAATGACCGACGAAAAAGGGTTCGTTGATCGACACATTCTTGAGGCCGACGATCCGCTTGCCCGGCTCCAGCTCCAAGATGCGGTCTACGAGAAGGAATGGGTAGCGATGAGGCAGCCGCCGCAGGATCTCCCGCACGTCCATCCGATCAAGCATGTTGCCCATCCGCGGTGCGTGTGCCGGCCTCTTCTACCGGCCGGAGGGGGGGTGCCGTCTCGGGCGGTGCATGCTCGTCGCTCTGTGCCGCCGCCGTCGACGTCTTCGCCTGCGCACCGTCTGCAGCAGCGGCCCTCAGT is a window of bacterium DNA encoding:
- the fabZ gene encoding 3-hydroxyacyl-ACP dehydratase FabZ: MLDRMDVREILRRLPHRYPFLLVDRILELEPGKRIVGLKNVSINEPFFVGHFPGHPIMPGVLVVEAMAQVAAVLVALRPDAEGYIAHLVSIQDMRFRRPVHPGDQLITEVISVGGRGRFGKADVTARVNGQIVAEGHLMYGLVKFDAGPEDGRQETTEARYEHLLDAITAPRARDDT